A stretch of the Candidatus Ozemobacteraceae bacterium genome encodes the following:
- a CDS encoding TrkH family potassium uptake protein, whose translation MIRWRLVFAMIGLIVRAFGILMILPLGMALIYREWASVAHFTLTSALSWWAGDRCGRLVSSRSFDDLDRLEGMAVVGLGWFAVAVCGAIPYLCCRLSLIDSLFESMSGFTTTGATIFTDFSGFSQSLFFFRGFTHWVGGMGILVLFVAVLPHFSVAGRQLFFAETSAASKEKLTPRVRDTARHLWGWYVFLTLLETILLIYYGMPANDAFCNSMATLAAGGFSPHAQSIMGYKSPPAEWIIIVFMFLAGANFTLQVRALRGNVRALWEDVELRGYVAITAATTLVLFVFLGFDPAVGEWSLVSLRTALFQNLSIMTTTGFASADFSLWADRSKVVLVFLMLVGGCSGSAGGGIKVIRALFLGRFLLRQFTRAIHLKAVVPIRLGRRVFSEAEFQPIIGFIATYFTLFLIGGVLASIFENDLNIGFFGAIVTLGNIGPGFGAIGPMGSFAGLTTATKAIYFFLMWAGRLEVITLLVLFDSRLWRNALPSRTS comes from the coding sequence ATGATCCGCTGGCGCCTTGTCTTCGCCATGATCGGGCTCATCGTCCGGGCGTTCGGCATTCTGATGATTCTCCCCCTGGGGATGGCTCTGATCTACCGGGAATGGGCGTCGGTGGCCCACTTCACCCTCACCTCCGCCCTGTCGTGGTGGGCCGGCGACCGGTGCGGCAGGCTGGTTTCCAGCCGGAGTTTCGACGATCTGGATCGTCTCGAGGGCATGGCCGTGGTGGGACTGGGATGGTTCGCCGTCGCCGTCTGCGGCGCCATTCCCTACCTGTGCTGCCGCCTGTCCCTGATCGACAGCCTCTTCGAGTCGATGAGCGGCTTCACGACGACGGGGGCCACGATTTTCACCGATTTTTCCGGCTTCAGCCAGTCGCTGTTTTTCTTCCGCGGATTCACCCACTGGGTCGGCGGCATGGGAATTCTGGTCCTGTTCGTGGCCGTCCTGCCGCATTTTTCGGTTGCCGGCCGCCAGTTGTTTTTCGCCGAAACCTCGGCTGCATCGAAGGAAAAGCTCACCCCTCGCGTTCGGGACACCGCCAGGCACCTCTGGGGGTGGTACGTGTTTCTGACCCTCCTCGAAACAATTCTTTTGATATATTATGGGATGCCCGCCAACGATGCCTTCTGCAACTCGATGGCGACGCTCGCCGCAGGCGGCTTTTCTCCCCATGCGCAGAGCATCATGGGATACAAAAGCCCGCCGGCCGAGTGGATCATCATCGTGTTCATGTTTCTCGCGGGCGCCAACTTCACCCTGCAGGTGCGCGCGCTGCGCGGAAATGTCCGAGCCCTCTGGGAGGACGTCGAACTCCGCGGATACGTGGCGATCACGGCGGCAACGACGCTCGTCCTGTTTGTCTTTCTCGGCTTCGACCCCGCCGTCGGGGAATGGTCGCTGGTTTCCCTCCGGACCGCTCTCTTCCAGAACCTCAGCATCATGACCACGACCGGGTTCGCCTCAGCCGACTTCAGCCTCTGGGCTGACCGGTCGAAAGTCGTGCTGGTCTTCCTCATGCTCGTCGGCGGCTGTTCCGGGTCGGCGGGCGGCGGAATCAAGGTCATCCGCGCTCTCTTCCTGGGGCGTTTCCTTCTGCGGCAGTTCACCCGTGCCATCCATCTCAAGGCCGTGGTGCCGATCCGGCTCGGCCGCAGGGTCTTTTCGGAGGCGGAGTTCCAGCCGATCATCGGCTTTATCGCGACCTATTTCACCCTGTTCCTGATCGGGGGAGTCCTTGCTTCCATCTTCGAAAACGATCTCAACATCGGATTTTTCGGCGCCATCGTCACCCTCGGAAACATCGGGCCCGGATTCGGGGCGATCGGCCCGATGGGCTCGTTCGCCGGCCTGACGACGGCGACCAAGGCGATCTATTTTTTCCTCATGTGGGCGGGTCGGCTGGAGGTCATCACCCTGCTCGTCCTGTTCGATAGCCGCCTCTGGCGGAACGCGCTGCCGTCGAGAACGTCCTGA